A DNA window from Helianthus annuus cultivar XRQ/B chromosome 15, HanXRQr2.0-SUNRISE, whole genome shotgun sequence contains the following coding sequences:
- the LOC110914063 gene encoding protein FAR1-RELATED SEQUENCE 5-like translates to MHFEEGVDDDEPANEEGVHDDKRANDEKKTKKVFGSLEELKNWVYKRDVVKGYVIVTQRTRKKGEGASARTVKIWLQCDRGGEPKSKASVQRSGSKKPLSLIGKLDSSSGSWSLVEKKNIHNHEPAELLEGHAFARRLTPDEESLVERLYLQNMEPTNIHLTIRNQYPHSVRILQDVQNMIKKIKRKMYGDRTPMQILESMLQEERYVYFTRVNPSTNAVKKVFFVHPDSYNMWRAFPHVLMIDATYKKNEYKLPFIQVVGVTSTHKSFCVAHAFVSKEKKKITSYGSWRSSKNCW, encoded by the exons ATGCACTTTGAGGAGGGTGTTGACGACGACGAACCTGCTAACGAGGAAGGTGTTCACGACGACAAGCGTGCTAATGacgagaaaaaaacaaaaaaa GTATTTGGGTCACTTGAAGAATTGAAGAATTGGGTATACAAAAGAGATGTTGTGAAAGGTTACGTCATTGTCACCCAACGAACGAGGAAAAAAGGCGAAGGTGCGTCAGCAAGGACAGTGAAGATATGGTTGCAATGCGATCGTGGCGGCGAACCCAAAAGTAAAGCATCCGTTCAGCGTTCCGGTAGCAAAAAG ccccttagtctgATAGGGAAACTAGACTCAAGTAGTGGTAGTTGGAGCCTTGTGGAGAAGAAAAACATTCACAACCATGAGCCTGCTGAACTTCTCGAGGGCCACGCGTTTGCTAGAAGGCTGACCCCGGACGAAGAATCACTGGTGGAGAGACTTTATCTGCAAAACATGGAGCCTACAAATATACATTTAACCATAAGAAATCAGTACCCACATAGCGTGCGCATTCTACAAGACGTACAAAACATGATTAAAAAGATTAAACGAAAAATGTACGGCGATCGAACTCCAATGCAGATATTGGAGAGCATGCTGCAAGAAGAAAGGTACGTTTATTTCACCAGAGTGAATCCCTCCACAAACGCGGTCAAGAAGGTTTTTTTCGTTCATCCGGACTCGTACAacatgtggcgtgcattcccacATGTGTTGATGATTGATGCTACCTACAAGAAGAATGAGTATAAGCTTCCGTTTATTCAAGTTGTGGGTGTGACATCGACACACAAGTCTTTTTGTGTGGCTCATGCGTTTGTctctaaagaaaaaaaaaagataacttCTTATGGGTCCTGGAGAAGCTCAAAGAATTGTTGGTAG
- the LOC110910126 gene encoding uncharacterized protein LOC110910126: MDKLTQQLHTQPPLVLKRMLAKMKAVLNPSMTDHQPPEVQQDTRGLPTTKAKQQKNEDLARRKDKQPESQRNDYTQKPNVRRSRSKKSKEEKNTLPIIDKDFPLLAGHRYKNMIERFKDWLPSSYRRYITHIEDA; this comes from the exons ATGGATAAACTCACACAACAACTACATACGCAGCCACCTCTAGTGTTAAAAAGGATGTTGGCGAAGATGAAAGCGGTGTTGAATCCAAGTATGACTGACCATCAACCGCCTGAGGTACAACAAGATACCCGGGGCCTCCCAACTACGAAAGCAAAACAACAAAAGAATGAAGACCTTGCGAGACGTAAAGATAAACAACCCGAATCACAGAGGAACGACTACACTCAAAAGCCAAATGTGCGACGTAGTCGTTCAAAGAAAAGCAAGGAAGAAAAAAATACACTTCCGATTATAGATAAAGACTTTCCACTGTTGGCCGGGCACAG GTACAAAAACATGATCGAGCGTTTTAAGGATTGGCTTCCATCTAGCTATCGGAGATACATAACACATATCGAAGATGCCTAG